The window ACTTGGGCTTAGGTATGGAATATTCAGGTTCATCCCTCTGAGAATAAATAAAACACCTATCAACCCGATAACATAAGGGGTGGCTTTGCGAATGGCATTGCGAAAAGATAAACTGATAACATCTTGTGCAAGGCTGACAGCAGCCATTGCAGGCAGTGTTCCAAACCCAAATCCCGCCATGAAAAGTGCGGACTCCCAAGGAGATGCAAAAGCTAATGCACCGGCAATTGCAACATATACCAGCCCACAGGGCAGCAGCCCGTTCAATAGTCCTATGATGGTTAATATCAATGGGTTTTTATGTTGAAAAAAGGGCGCCATCTTTTGACTCAAAATCCGATTCCAAGATTGCAACCACCTTGTATTGTTGAAAAGTCGTTTGCCTGCCAAAGTCAAAATGAAAACTATCAGCATGAGTATGCCCATGATGATAGAAAACATTTGTTGGGTAGTAAAAAAAACAAAGGTTTTTCCAATAATTCCAAAAACAATTCCTAAAACGCTATAGGTAAAAACCCTGCCCAGATTGTAAGACAAGATGCCCAATATTTTTTTAGCACCTTTCAAATGCCCCACAGGCAAAGAGAGAGCAATCGGTCCGCACATACCCACACAGTGAAAACTTCCCAAAAAGCCCAATGCCAATGCCGGAATTAGAATGAGTGAAAACACGGAATTTATTTGTTCGTTAATTTCAAATGCGAATATCGTGGCTAATCTTGAGAACATGGCTATTTTGTAACGAAGAAAGCTTGTTCCACATCGTAACTTTTGCCGTTCATTTGCCAATTGCCTTTGAGAATATATTTGCCGGATATGAGCTTGGAATCCTCTATGATAATCATCCCGTCTTTGTCGAGTTGTAATGGAATTTCAATATCCAATCTCTGGTCTGAGGGACGGTATAGAACAAGTCCACCTTGTATATTACTGCCAATACATTCTTTTGGAAACCGTATTATCAAAAAACCGCTATCATGATGAATGTTTATTGGGGATGAAAGTGAGCGTGTGTTTGCTTGTGCGGCTTTTTTGCTGTCGAATTGAAGCTCTGCTGAATAATAGTCTTTTTCAACCATTGAGAAATTAACTTGGGTGGTTTTGTAAACAAGAAAAATCAGTGCAGCAGCCCCCAATATCAGCACCAATGCAATGCCGGTACCCCAATTCCAAAATCCGTAATTTCGTTCTTGTCTTGCCATTTTATTGATATCCTGAAACAGGTCCTAAAAAATTGGTTTTAAGGGTTTTGATTAACTCGCCATTTTCATACAAACCAATTTTGATGGGATTCTTCCTTTCTTTGACCTCTGTTTTGGGCAAAATCACAAAGAAAGTAGCAGATGAATAATCGTCTGCCTTACTGTCTATATAAGGTTTGCCAACATATTGAACAGAGCCATCCATGCCTTCCAATCTCAAATCAAGTTTCCTGTCTGATAAGGTTTTATTGATGACCTTTATATTGAATAAATTAGAAATACTATCCGCTCCTCTTTCCTGATAAAGCAAACCCGAAGTTCTCAAAACCTGACCTGAAATATTGCTCATGGAAGCAAGTAGCGCAATCATCGCGGTTGCCAACAACACCAAAGCTGCAGAATAGAGTTTGAGTCTTCGTGTAAATTTAAATGTCTTTTCGTTAGCAATATTGAATTCGGAATCATAGCGAATCAAACCTTGCGGACGTCCGGTTTTGTCCATCATAAAATTGCAGGCATCTATACAGGCGGTACAATTTACACATTCCAACTGTGTTCCGTTTCGGATATCAATACCGGTAGGGCACACATTGACACATTGAAAGCAATCAATACAGTCTCCCAAATCTCCTTGCTCTTTTTTGTATTTACCTCTGGGTTCACCACGCATATAGTCATAGGCAACAACTATACTATGTTTGTCCAATAACACGCTCTGCATACGTCCATAGGGACAAATGTTGGTGCAAACCTGCTCTCGCAAAAATACATATACACTAAAGAATATTGCAGTAAAGATGATAATGCCCACAAACCCTGCAACATGAAGGCTCACAGGCTCGGTAATAATCTTGTAGAGTTCATCTATTCCAATCAGATAAGAAAGAAAAGTATTGGCAATGATAAAAGAGAGTATCAAATAAAGCCCATAACGCAAACTAAAGATTCCAATCTTCTTTGCAGACATA is drawn from Bacteroidota bacterium and contains these coding sequences:
- a CDS encoding sulfite exporter TauE/SafE family protein, with the protein product MFSRLATIFAFEINEQINSVFSLILIPALALGFLGSFHCVGMCGPIALSLPVGHLKGAKKILGILSYNLGRVFTYSVLGIVFGIIGKTFVFFTTQQMFSIIMGILMLIVFILTLAGKRLFNNTRWLQSWNRILSQKMAPFFQHKNPLILTIIGLLNGLLPCGLVYVAIAGALAFASPWESALFMAGFGFGTLPAMAAVSLAQDVISLSFRNAIRKATPYVIGLIGVLFILRGMNLNIPYLSPSLQKGKVECCTQLP
- a CDS encoding FixH family protein, whose amino-acid sequence is MARQERNYGFWNWGTGIALVLILGAAALIFLVYKTTQVNFSMVEKDYYSAELQFDSKKAAQANTRSLSSPINIHHDSGFLIIRFPKECIGSNIQGGLVLYRPSDQRLDIEIPLQLDKDGMIIIEDSKLISGKYILKGNWQMNGKSYDVEQAFFVTK
- the ccoG gene encoding cytochrome c oxidase accessory protein CcoG; the protein is MNEELNNKEIPVWDQSFRDHLTTVSEDGSSKYIKPTKPKGKWFNRRVILAVLYYAGFFSIPFIKVNGRPLMLFDFFDGRFILFGKAFWPQDFFILGVIMLAAILFIAIFTVAYGRIFCGWICPQTIFLEMLFRRVDFIVLGSPANHRKWANAPMSAKKIGIFSLRYGLYLILSFIIANTFLSYLIGIDELYKIITEPVSLHVAGFVGIIIFTAIFFSVYVFLREQVCTNICPYGRMQSVLLDKHSIVVAYDYMRGEPRGKYKKEQGDLGDCIDCFQCVNVCPTGIDIRNGTQLECVNCTACIDACNFMMDKTGRPQGLIRYDSEFNIANEKTFKFTRRLKLYSAALVLLATAMIALLASMSNISGQVLRTSGLLYQERGADSISNLFNIKVINKTLSDRKLDLRLEGMDGSVQYVGKPYIDSKADDYSSATFFVILPKTEVKERKNPIKIGLYENGELIKTLKTNFLGPVSGYQ